From one Drosophila willistoni isolate 14030-0811.24 unplaced genomic scaffold, UCI_dwil_1.1 Seg345, whole genome shotgun sequence genomic stretch:
- the LOC26528774 gene encoding uncharacterized protein LOC26528774, whose translation MEGEVQVHCLTVVAIALSSLILCGADVSHLSNSYLPPGHGVFGNGYSGGYSSYPSYSSGGGYYSGSSYASPLISSSYKNYAVPQYSTYTSPSRTYLPANTGYAGYNGYSGLDTKYASNGGYIY comes from the exons ATGGAAGGTGAGGTGCAAGTG CACTGCCTAACTGTAGTTGCCATCGCATTGAGTTCCCTAATCCTTTGTGGAGCTGATGTCTCACATTTATCGAACAGTTACTTGCCACCTGGGCATGGTGTTTTTGGTAATGGCTATTCCGGTGGCTACTCTTCATATCCATCGTACTCGTCTGGCGGTGGTTATTATTCAGGATCTAGCTATGCCTCGCCCCTGATTTCATCCAGTTATAAGAACTATGCGGTGCCTCAGTATAGTACATATACGAGTCCTTCGAGAACCTATTTGCCAGCCAACACTGGCTATGCTGGCTATAATGGTTACTCTGGTCTGGATACCAAATATGCCAGTAACGGTGGTTATATCTACTAA